Proteins encoded in a region of the Shewanella polaris genome:
- a CDS encoding type I secretion system permease/ATPase, translating into MPATVSNHQEQWAISASQRVTVDPLLDSLVLLTEHFGSPCSIDSLAAGLPLSGAVITPELLPQAAARAGLSAKLTRKDLNQISDILLPCILLLKDKKACILREINLEQDKAVIQLPETGGEETLTIEGLETLYVGYLFLVKQDYRGDKSFDVHLHDNSSHWLLQSIKDSAPIYRDALIASVLVNLFALVSPLFIMNVYDKVVPNLAFESLWVLAIGASIAYIFDFIMRQLRSYLIDVAGKKVDIIVSSKLFAKAIGIPLSKRSPSVGGMARQLGEFDSIREFLTSATITALVDLPFALLFVIIIYIVAGDLALIPVIGSVIIIAITLYLQPKLKQAIEESNRFASLKHGHLIESLSALESIKANGAEGLVQKSWQQMIGHTANWQLKTKKLSNYISHSASFIVQLTVVSVVILGVYRLADNEISMGGIIAAVMLSSRAIAPMAQLAGLITRGNHTISSLRQLDAIMGQEDEFEDKGHLASKERFMGKIEADNISFSFPGSEKPSLHPLSLRINPGERIAIIGRNGSGKSTLAKLLLGLYKPTQGSLRYDGLDVGQIHPSDLRRNFGYLPQDVTLFHGSIRDNILFGSRQVTEHQLMRAIQLSGVSLFTNLESEGLDQQVGEGGLALSRGQRQTVALARATLNDPSILLMDEPTASLDARAEKQFIRSMQLVSRDRTLLLITHKMHLLNLVDRIIVLDKGHLMADGPKEDILAKLNSGAIFGGQNS; encoded by the coding sequence GTGCCAGCAACTGTGTCTAACCATCAAGAACAATGGGCAATTTCGGCATCGCAACGAGTAACAGTCGATCCGCTGCTAGATAGCCTAGTGTTATTAACAGAACACTTTGGCAGCCCATGCTCAATTGATTCATTGGCCGCAGGTCTTCCGTTATCAGGCGCGGTTATTACCCCTGAACTACTGCCACAAGCTGCGGCTCGAGCGGGATTGTCAGCAAAATTAACCCGAAAAGACCTCAACCAAATCTCAGATATTTTGCTGCCTTGTATCCTATTACTAAAGGATAAAAAGGCCTGTATTTTAAGAGAAATAAATCTAGAACAAGATAAAGCCGTTATTCAATTACCTGAAACAGGTGGCGAAGAGACCCTGACCATTGAAGGCTTAGAAACCCTATATGTAGGCTATCTATTTTTAGTCAAACAAGATTACCGTGGTGATAAGAGTTTTGATGTTCACCTTCATGACAATAGCAGCCATTGGTTATTACAAAGCATTAAAGACTCTGCGCCCATTTATCGCGATGCTCTTATCGCCTCAGTTTTGGTTAATTTATTTGCATTAGTATCACCACTATTCATTATGAATGTGTATGACAAAGTCGTGCCTAACCTTGCATTTGAGTCACTGTGGGTATTGGCCATTGGGGCAAGTATTGCCTATATTTTCGATTTTATCATGCGCCAATTAAGAAGTTATTTAATTGATGTGGCAGGTAAAAAAGTCGACATTATTGTTTCGTCAAAATTATTCGCCAAAGCCATTGGTATTCCGTTATCAAAACGTTCACCCAGTGTAGGTGGAATGGCTCGACAATTAGGTGAATTTGACAGCATCCGTGAGTTTTTAACATCAGCAACCATTACTGCACTGGTTGATCTCCCCTTTGCCTTGTTATTTGTCATTATTATCTACATTGTTGCAGGAGATTTAGCGCTAATTCCAGTAATTGGTAGCGTAATCATTATTGCAATAACTTTGTATTTACAGCCAAAATTAAAACAAGCTATTGAAGAAAGCAATCGTTTTGCCAGTTTAAAACATGGTCATTTGATTGAAAGTCTATCAGCGTTAGAATCAATCAAAGCCAACGGCGCTGAAGGCTTAGTACAAAAAAGCTGGCAACAAATGATAGGTCACACTGCAAATTGGCAACTCAAAACAAAAAAACTGTCTAATTATATCAGTCATAGCGCAAGCTTTATCGTACAGCTGACGGTAGTATCAGTCGTTATTTTGGGTGTATATCGTCTGGCAGATAACGAAATATCAATGGGCGGCATTATTGCAGCCGTCATGCTCTCTAGCAGAGCTATCGCACCTATGGCTCAGCTAGCTGGCTTAATAACCCGCGGTAACCATACTATTAGCTCATTACGTCAACTTGACGCCATTATGGGGCAAGAAGATGAGTTTGAGGATAAAGGACATTTAGCCAGTAAAGAACGATTTATGGGTAAAATAGAAGCGGATAATATCAGCTTCAGCTTTCCCGGTTCAGAAAAACCAAGTCTGCATCCTCTATCTCTACGTATAAATCCTGGAGAACGTATCGCCATTATTGGTCGAAATGGGTCAGGTAAGAGTACGTTAGCCAAGCTATTACTCGGGTTATATAAACCAACTCAAGGTAGCCTGCGTTATGACGGTCTTGATGTCGGACAAATTCACCCTAGCGACCTGAGACGTAACTTTGGTTACTTACCCCAAGATGTCACCTTATTTCATGGTTCTATCCGCGACAATATTTTATTTGGCTCTCGCCAAGTCACTGAACATCAGTTGATGAGAGCGATTCAGCTTTCAGGAGTAAGCTTGTTTACCAATTTAGAATCTGAAGGTTTGGATCAACAAGTTGGTGAAGGTGGATTAGCGCTAAGTCGGGGACAAAGACAAACCGTTGCCCTAGCACGAGCAACCCTAAATGATCCTTCGATACTCTTAATGGACGAACCTACTGCAAGCCTTGATGCTCGAGCAGAAAAACAATTTATTCGTTCGATGCAGTTAGTCAGTCGCGATAGAACTTTATTATTAATCACTCATAAAATGCATCTGCTCAATTTAGTTGATCGTATTATTGTACTCGATAAAGGCCACTTGATGGCCGACGGACCTAAAGAAGACATTCTTGCAAAACTCAACTCTGGAGCAATTTTTGGAGGTCAGAATTCATGA